The Raphanus sativus cultivar WK10039 chromosome 6, ASM80110v3, whole genome shotgun sequence sequence agagaatattctatttttagtttaaattaaatgtcaatAAGAAGAGATTgtgtaatatattaaaatgcaaGGGCATgatcctaaatttttaaataggatcctgctttaatagtatagactagattttgacccgcgcttttaaagcgcgggtttattttcctttatctttttttaattgacaaatatttaataaatgtcatattttcatatatttgttttttataaaagacttaagctttttatctatctttatcgtgtttcattttaaatgagtataagTCTGATCACAATATCCAGATCCAaagaaccaacccaaaaccgacccaaaaatcagggtcccgaacccgatcagacccggggtaaatattcgaatgaattctaaattgctatatccgaagaaccgatccgaacccgatccgaaccgagaaccaaatgagtacccgaagatacccgaaatgtgaatatatatctaaaaatatatgttataattatatttataattattttaatattttaaattaatatcataagttaactatagtagtcatttttagtacttttgagtatttttggataaaatatgatagtttggataaaagtttacccaaaaaactgtatagaatggatatttttggttactttggttacttttgaataatttggatacgAAAATTTGAACctaatcggatactttggttactctgagtataaataaccaaacccgttttagatattttggttatttggttatttttcaggttcttatgcatgagaaccgaacccacccagACCCGGAAAAATCCGattcgaacccgatccgaaaaaaataaaaattgaatctgatttgttagtcggcccaaatggcccaaaaaGATGATGTGAGCAATGGgctagatttaaaaaaaatgacccaatatagatgtgttattaatattacttgattgcccttaatgaaatatgcaatgttattaaagaaaagggtatttttagtaaaaaaaccaataggatcatgttttaatagtatagatgttaaattttatttatccaAAACTTTAGTACATAAAATGAAATGTTTTGATTGAAAAGTAAAGAAGAATTTGACTATGCTTCTATCTTAAAAGTCATCCTCTTGAGCCAAACCATACACCAAAGCCTTGCATCCATCTTACGGTCTCCTTGTCTTTTAATAGTAGAAAGTCTGTTCCTGACATTTTTGTCAATGCTTTTGAGCAAGAGTGTATACGGAAGCTCTTTTTCACCATGTTTGTGTCTATTTCTTTCGCACAAAATCGCATGAGCAGCTGATTGGAAAGTGTATTGGATGTTTTAGAGCTATTGTTGTTATATTATTGAACAAAGGATATATTAACCTAAGATCTTTGAATAAGTCATGAACTTGTCAACGTTGCTCGCTGGAACAGAGGTACAGAGCAAGAATGAACATCTAATGCAAAGAAGTTCCAGTTAGAAGCCAAACATGACACAAGTGATCTGTGAAAATAGAAAGATTGAGTTCAAAAAgatactataaatatttaacaacTGAGAAGGAAAAGCTCTAGGGAACAACCTCATGAGAAGTGTTTCAAAAAGCATTTTTCGttctatgtgtatatatatatttttacatttgaagaaagaacaaaatattGCATTTGATACGTAATGATCTTATCTTAAAAGCTTATCTTAAAAGCTCTAGGATACCAAATCCAAATGCTCTCAAGACTGATAAGTAATGATCgaaagtgtatatatatttttacatttgaagaaagaacaaaatattgctgatattatttattatatatatatatatatatatatatactgatgtaaaattaagtaatatatgtttataaaataatcttaaaaagaaaatcagcaaaaataacatttaaatatttttattttaatttaaatttgggTTTAATGATTACAATTCAGAGTTTAGAACTTAGTAGATGAGATTAATTAGAGTTAGGATTGAGGATTGAggataatttaatttttattggtCAGTAGATagtattttagagattttataaattattttatgataaaaactaaaaatagtatttatgagatttttctttttcacaatataaattaatttaggtataaatattaaaaagtagtatcactaaatatataaaataaatataatttaattaaccATATAACCGTAAATTATAAATAGCTATACAAAAtctaataaatatgaaaattatattaaaatatggggaaaatattattatattataaagcGATCTTGCTCGATCGATCCCTCTTTGATCCCAAAgttctcattttttttaattatatatgttgcAGAATATTAAAACCAGGGATTTCTGGGCTTTGATAGGATTAAGACACGATCGCAGAGAAAGTAGAATCAATCGTGGAAGAAGGAAGGGAAGGGATAttcgaaaccctaatttcgaTCGTATCCCCATTTTCTACGAAATCATCGATCGAATCCCCCAAAAAAAACCTCAACTTTTTTCTGATTTAGTGATAAGTTTGAAATCAAAgttcaaattttatttcttcGGATGGGTTTCTTAAAGAAGTTAACGGGGATTTTCGGGTTCGGGCACAACGATGGTGGTGGGCACCAGGGAGTTGCGAGTGAAGGGGATAACAACACTAGAACAGTCTCTGAGGACGGCCGGGAGGATAATCAGGGGAGGTTCCGTGAATCCGGACTTCCAAGGAGAGGTTTTGGAGTACCGGTTCAAGTAGCGGTTGAACGGTCTAATCCTGGTCCTATTCTTCAGCCTTGTGCTGCTTCTGACGGTGGTGTTCAGGTTAAGTCTCTCCTTTTTGTGTACAACTGAAGAAATTAATGATAATTTGATGGGTTTTGATTTGGATCTTGTAATGTGGTGTATCATACTACAGTTTTGTGCTTGTCTTGTTGAAGGATCGTTAATCCATTTGTTTGGTTCCGGATCATGCTCTGCTAGTTTAGCATTGATGAACAGTTGAACATAGAATCTTTGTTCTAAGCTTAAACATTAATGAACATCGAATCTTTGTTCTACGCAGTCCttgcttttgtttttatttagtaGTATGTGGCTGtgatatttttgtgtttatatatcaaattaaagaGTAGCAGTGAAAGATTATTACAGGACACCATATATGTTTTAGCTTGATTGATTGATAAGTTGCGGTTAAAACAAGTAGTTTTAGTTCCACTCTACTACAAAACCTGTAATTTAGATAGCATGATGGCTCTCATGTCTCAATGGTTTGGTATTCATCATGAATCATGAGGCTACTATAGAGTTTAGGAATCTTAATTGGTTCTGTTGTTGGGGAAAGACAATAATCCCGTCTTCAAGAAGCTATAGAGCAGTTAATTCATCCCAAGAATATTCAATTGTCCTAATGCgttagaaatgttttttttagtcAAGTTCTTCTTGATGGCAATAAGCTATAACATCCCAGCATAGTTATTGACTCAACTTAGTTTTACCATCAGGGACTACGATGGTACTCAATGCGGCTAAGGAttgatgaagatggagatgttGCAGATGAGTTCTTGGAAGATCATAACTGTAAGACTTCGTCAAGAAAATGCAAAACAAAAGCTGCAAAAGTGAGAGGTTTAGTGATATCTTCTGATGGG is a genomic window containing:
- the LOC108807052 gene encoding uncharacterized protein LOC108807052 produces the protein MGFLKKLTGIFGFGHNDGGGHQGVASEGDNNTRTVSEDGREDNQGRFRESGLPRRGFGVPVQVAVERSNPGPILQPCAASDGGVQGLRWYSMRLRIDEDGDVADEFLEDHNCKTSSRKCKTKAAKVRGLVISSDGKLQPLMH